A window of the Gemmatirosa kalamazoonensis genome harbors these coding sequences:
- a CDS encoding SusC/RagA family TonB-linked outer membrane protein has translation MRRCIRAWAFGLIAGQAALASGARAVQAQPQPTAVVRGSVVDSATRQPIPNAQIVVGSTARGQTDAAGRFLLRSVPAGTVTIRAQRIGFQPRSRQVTLVAGSTADVDFVLRAQAAIMSDVVVVGYGTRSRAEVSSAVAQVGGENVRNTPVAGVDAALQGKAPGVQVTQNAGNPGNGITVRIRGASSISASNQPLYVVDGVPMIQDNVSQIGFGGQGITAVTGLNPDEIDRIDVLKDAAAAAIYGSRASNGVVMITTKRGNASAPRFSFDVYYGGQKSARRLPLLNAKEYVAFMNEAAKNDDEDPADFGFTPGVDDTTNTDWQSAVLRRAPVSNFNLTANGGGDRFSYIISGSRFGQDGIVMGSGYNRGSGRVNVDLTATPKLTFRSSVAVSREHFDRTENDNTIVGAQANSQANQPNVPIYKPGTTEFSTSSEGLAYANPVAIATFNKAPANTLRALGNIEAAFEATSRLRINGRVGADVYDYQERRWDSPRVIDTYAVGAQGVARQANTTASKYVGEAFADLDALRSNAQKLTVTVGTGTEFNHNEILYLRGEGFGNDQFQYPGTAGKIVNYDGQATQANLLSAFTRANYSLKDRYLLTASLRTDGSSRFGKSRRWGVFPAASLGWNLSDERFLSGLRRFATAKLRASYGTTGNQSIPTLYGYLTSYARANYGSTAGIAPAALGNEDLRWESTRESDIGLDLSFLDGRVSVIADYYSKNTTDLLVSRPVPTTSGFASIWDNVGSVKNAGAELQLTTVNFRSKGRGGFDWTTDVNLSHNANKVTALYQDQPFASGIGGVNYVAIGQPIGVFFTQKFVGVDPQTGDAQYQKKDGTITKSPVSADRQYVGSPHPKYFGGVRNTMTWRNLDLNVFVQFSQGAKVFDLFREYSDDSGYNYDNKISNVLKRWQKPGDVTDVPRASFDGTSGAQIVSSRYVEDGSYVRLQDVTFGVRLPSALMSHTGVSNARLYVAGSNLKLWTKYLGYDPDVNSNGSNANISLGQDFYAYPRARTISVGLSGNF, from the coding sequence ATGAGACGTTGCATCCGGGCCTGGGCCTTCGGGCTCATCGCCGGCCAGGCTGCACTCGCGAGCGGCGCGCGCGCCGTTCAGGCCCAGCCACAGCCCACCGCCGTCGTCCGCGGCAGCGTGGTCGACTCGGCTACCCGCCAGCCGATTCCGAACGCGCAGATCGTCGTCGGGAGCACGGCGCGCGGTCAGACCGACGCCGCCGGGCGCTTCCTGCTGCGGAGCGTCCCCGCCGGCACCGTGACCATTCGTGCCCAGCGCATCGGCTTCCAGCCGCGGTCGCGCCAGGTCACCCTGGTCGCCGGCAGCACCGCCGACGTCGACTTCGTGCTCCGGGCCCAGGCGGCCATCATGTCGGACGTCGTGGTCGTCGGCTACGGCACGCGCAGCCGCGCGGAGGTGAGCAGCGCCGTCGCCCAGGTCGGCGGCGAGAACGTCCGCAACACCCCCGTGGCCGGCGTCGACGCCGCCCTGCAGGGGAAGGCGCCGGGCGTGCAGGTCACCCAGAACGCCGGCAACCCGGGCAACGGCATCACCGTCCGCATCCGCGGCGCCTCGTCGATCTCGGCGAGCAACCAGCCGCTGTACGTGGTCGACGGCGTGCCGATGATCCAGGACAACGTCTCCCAGATCGGCTTCGGCGGGCAGGGCATCACCGCCGTCACCGGGCTCAATCCCGACGAGATCGACCGCATCGACGTGCTGAAGGACGCCGCCGCCGCCGCGATCTACGGATCCCGCGCGTCGAACGGCGTGGTGATGATCACCACGAAGCGCGGCAACGCCTCGGCCCCGCGCTTCTCGTTCGACGTGTACTACGGCGGGCAGAAGTCGGCGCGCCGGCTGCCGCTGCTGAACGCGAAGGAGTACGTCGCGTTCATGAACGAGGCGGCGAAGAACGACGACGAGGACCCGGCGGACTTCGGGTTCACGCCCGGCGTCGACGACACGACGAACACCGACTGGCAGAGCGCCGTGCTGCGCCGCGCCCCGGTGTCGAACTTCAATCTCACGGCGAACGGCGGCGGCGACCGCTTCTCCTACATCATCTCCGGCTCGCGCTTCGGCCAGGACGGGATCGTGATGGGGAGCGGCTACAACCGCGGCAGCGGCCGCGTCAACGTCGACCTCACGGCGACGCCGAAGCTCACGTTCCGCTCGTCGGTGGCGGTCTCGCGCGAGCACTTCGACCGCACGGAGAACGACAACACCATCGTCGGCGCGCAGGCGAACTCGCAGGCGAACCAGCCGAACGTGCCGATCTACAAGCCCGGCACGACGGAGTTCAGCACGTCCAGCGAGGGGCTCGCGTACGCGAACCCGGTGGCGATCGCGACGTTCAACAAGGCGCCCGCGAACACGCTCCGCGCGCTCGGTAACATCGAGGCCGCGTTCGAGGCGACGAGCCGCCTGCGCATCAACGGCCGCGTCGGCGCCGACGTCTACGACTACCAGGAGCGCCGCTGGGACTCGCCGCGCGTCATCGACACCTACGCGGTGGGCGCGCAGGGCGTCGCGCGCCAGGCCAACACCACGGCGTCGAAGTACGTCGGCGAGGCGTTCGCCGACCTCGACGCGCTCCGCTCCAACGCGCAGAAGCTGACGGTCACCGTCGGCACCGGCACGGAGTTCAACCACAACGAGATCCTGTACCTGCGCGGCGAGGGCTTCGGGAACGACCAGTTCCAGTACCCGGGCACCGCGGGCAAGATCGTGAACTACGACGGCCAGGCGACGCAGGCCAACCTGCTCTCCGCGTTCACGCGCGCGAACTACTCGCTGAAGGACCGCTATCTCCTCACGGCGAGCCTCCGCACCGACGGGTCGTCGCGCTTCGGCAAGTCGCGCCGGTGGGGCGTGTTCCCGGCCGCGTCGCTCGGCTGGAACCTGAGCGACGAGCGGTTCCTCTCCGGCCTGCGCCGCTTCGCGACCGCGAAGCTGCGCGCGAGCTACGGCACGACCGGCAACCAGTCCATCCCCACGCTCTACGGCTACCTCACGTCGTACGCGCGCGCGAACTACGGCAGCACGGCGGGCATCGCGCCGGCCGCGCTGGGCAACGAGGACCTGCGCTGGGAGTCGACGCGCGAGAGCGACATCGGCCTCGACCTGTCGTTCCTCGACGGCCGCGTGTCGGTGATCGCCGACTACTACAGCAAGAACACGACGGACCTGCTCGTGTCGCGTCCCGTGCCGACGACGAGCGGCTTCGCGTCGATCTGGGACAACGTCGGCAGCGTGAAGAACGCCGGCGCGGAGCTCCAGCTCACCACGGTCAACTTCCGGTCGAAGGGGAGGGGCGGGTTCGACTGGACGACGGACGTCAACCTGTCGCACAACGCGAACAAGGTCACCGCGCTGTATCAGGACCAGCCGTTCGCCAGCGGCATCGGCGGCGTGAACTACGTGGCGATCGGTCAGCCGATCGGCGTCTTCTTCACGCAGAAGTTCGTCGGCGTGGATCCGCAGACGGGTGACGCGCAGTATCAGAAGAAGGACGGCACGATCACGAAGAGCCCCGTGTCGGCCGACCGGCAGTACGTCGGCAGCCCGCACCCGAAGTACTTCGGCGGCGTGCGCAACACGATGACGTGGCGGAACCTCGACCTGAACGTCTTCGTGCAGTTCTCGCAGGGTGCGAAGGTGTTCGACCTGTTCCGCGAGTACTCCGACGACTCCGGCTACAACTACGACAACAAGATCTCGAACGTGTTGAAGCGCTGGCAGAAGCCGGGCGACGTCACGGACGTGCCGCGGGCCAGCTTCGACGGCACCTCGGGCGCGCAGATCGTGTCGAGCCGCTACGTGGAGGACGGGTCGTATGTGCGCCTGCAGGACGTCACGTTCGGCGTGCGGCTGCCGAGCGCCCTCATGAGCCACACCGGCGTGTCGAACGCGCGGCTCTACGTCGCGGGCAGCAACCTGAAGCTGTGGACGAAGTACCTCGGCTACGACCCGGACGTGAACAGCAACGGCTCGAACGCGAACATCTCGTTAGGCCAGGACTTCTACGCCTACCCGCGCGCCCGGACCATCTCGGTCGGCCTGAGCGGCAACTTCTGA
- a CDS encoding RagB/SusD family nutrient uptake outer membrane protein, which produces MTNATMRIRALAPVTLLALAAAGCSADKILTTPPTTVVAAQTAVTDAVSAAAAVTGMYDALQSGSYYGTDFVILGDLASDNTQHSGTFSTYRQTDQNLLIADNSTVAGIWRAIYAGINNANNVLAKMPDASFLDAKTRNQYVGEAYFLRALGLHNATKFWGAVPIVTAPVADAAEAGNVARSDTAKVYQQILADLDAAEKNITNPKQTLQASLGAVRALRARVKLYRADWAGALAAAQSVDAMGYTLVPKYEDLFTLNGSTTAEDIFRLRFSDTDQNSESYYYYPKALGGRYEVAPTTDLRTSYSPNDLRFAWNIQQSGSRFFGAKFRSVSGTEHLHIIRYAEVVLIEAEALARLGRLPEAAAQLNKVRARAGLAPFAVNVGTPLQAVIDAIIAERRLELAFEGDRWPDMVRTGMAATFLTLKKSPLTQMLFPIPQRDRDVAPQLTQNPGY; this is translated from the coding sequence ATGACCAACGCCACCATGCGCATCCGAGCTCTGGCGCCGGTCACCCTCCTCGCCCTGGCGGCGGCGGGGTGCAGCGCCGACAAGATCCTCACCACGCCGCCGACCACCGTCGTCGCGGCGCAGACCGCGGTCACCGACGCGGTGAGCGCCGCCGCCGCGGTGACCGGCATGTACGACGCGCTGCAGAGCGGGTCGTACTACGGCACCGACTTCGTCATCCTCGGCGACCTGGCGAGCGACAACACGCAGCACAGCGGTACGTTCTCGACGTACCGGCAGACCGACCAGAACCTCCTCATCGCCGACAACAGCACGGTCGCGGGGATCTGGCGCGCGATCTACGCCGGGATCAACAACGCCAACAACGTGCTCGCGAAGATGCCCGACGCGAGCTTCCTCGACGCGAAGACGCGCAACCAGTACGTCGGCGAGGCGTACTTCCTCCGCGCGCTCGGCCTGCACAACGCGACGAAGTTCTGGGGCGCGGTGCCGATCGTCACGGCGCCCGTCGCCGACGCCGCCGAGGCGGGCAACGTCGCGCGCTCCGACACGGCGAAGGTCTACCAGCAGATCCTCGCCGACCTCGACGCGGCCGAGAAGAACATCACGAACCCGAAGCAGACGCTGCAGGCGTCGCTCGGCGCGGTGCGCGCGCTGCGGGCGCGCGTGAAGCTCTATCGCGCCGACTGGGCCGGCGCGCTCGCCGCCGCGCAGTCGGTGGACGCGATGGGCTACACGCTCGTGCCGAAGTACGAGGACCTGTTCACGCTGAACGGATCCACGACGGCGGAGGACATCTTCCGCCTGCGCTTCAGCGACACCGACCAGAACAGCGAGAGCTACTACTACTACCCGAAGGCGCTCGGCGGCCGCTACGAGGTGGCACCGACGACCGACCTGCGCACGTCGTACTCGCCGAACGACCTCCGCTTCGCCTGGAACATCCAGCAGAGCGGCTCGCGCTTCTTCGGCGCGAAGTTCCGCAGCGTCTCCGGCACGGAGCACCTGCACATCATCCGCTACGCCGAGGTGGTGCTCATCGAGGCGGAGGCGCTCGCGCGCCTCGGCCGCCTACCGGAGGCGGCCGCGCAGCTGAACAAGGTGCGCGCCCGCGCGGGCCTCGCGCCGTTCGCCGTCAACGTCGGGACGCCGCTGCAGGCAGTGATCGACGCGATCATCGCCGAGCGCCGGCTCGAGCTGGCGTTCGAGGGCGACCGGTGGCCGGACATGGTGCGCACCGGCATGGCCGCGACGTTCCTCACGCTGAAGAAGTCCCCGCTCACGCAGATGCTCTTCCCGATCCCGCAGCGCGACCGCGACGTCGCGCCGCAGCTCACGCAGAACCCGGGGTACTGA
- a CDS encoding arylsulfatase translates to MRTTARLALAALLASGCGASVSAPSSLVGASVDPPNVIFVMADDLGYGDIGPYGQTRILTPNLDRMARQGLRFTQFYSGSTVCAPSRSTLMTGENTGHTFIRGNLEYPGGQEPLPDSVVTVAEVLKAAGYATGAFGKWGLGAADNEGSPLRQGFDEFFGYYDQGAAHFYWPEFLWRGATRVPLPNTVHAEQRSPGAGPAIVRGRYSHDVIAEEALGFITRHRSERFFLYLPVTIPHAELQAPPDAYAPYLKDGQSVFPETPFAENHYGAQAMPHATYAAMISRLDRDMGRILDTLRALGIDRNTIVFFTSDNGPSVEGGSDPAFFHSAGGFRGGKRDLYEGGVRVPMIAWWPGHVAAGGTSDQVWALWDVLPTVADLAGARTPEGLDGISMVPSLTGRGTQKQHDTLYWEFYEQGSSQAVRAGRWKGVRRPMVTGPLELYDLETDPGETHDLAASQPDVAARIAGLLASSHTPSVLWKAPRE, encoded by the coding sequence GTGCGGACGACCGCCCGTCTCGCCCTCGCCGCGCTGCTCGCCAGCGGCTGCGGCGCCTCCGTCAGCGCCCCCTCGTCGCTCGTCGGCGCGTCGGTCGACCCGCCGAACGTGATCTTCGTGATGGCGGACGACCTCGGCTACGGCGACATCGGCCCGTACGGGCAGACCCGGATCCTGACGCCGAACCTCGACCGCATGGCGCGGCAGGGGCTGCGCTTCACGCAGTTCTACTCCGGCAGCACGGTGTGCGCGCCGTCGCGCAGCACGCTGATGACCGGAGAGAACACCGGCCACACGTTCATCCGCGGGAACCTCGAGTACCCGGGCGGCCAGGAGCCGCTCCCCGACAGCGTCGTCACGGTGGCCGAGGTGCTGAAGGCGGCGGGCTACGCGACCGGCGCGTTCGGCAAGTGGGGGCTCGGCGCGGCCGACAACGAGGGGAGCCCGCTGCGGCAGGGGTTCGACGAGTTCTTCGGCTACTACGACCAGGGCGCCGCGCACTTCTACTGGCCGGAGTTCCTGTGGCGCGGCGCGACGCGCGTGCCGCTCCCGAACACCGTGCACGCCGAGCAGCGCAGCCCCGGCGCCGGCCCGGCCATCGTGCGCGGCCGCTACAGCCACGACGTGATCGCCGAGGAGGCGCTCGGCTTCATCACCCGGCACCGCAGCGAGCGGTTCTTCCTGTACCTGCCGGTCACCATCCCGCACGCCGAGCTGCAGGCGCCGCCGGACGCGTACGCGCCGTACCTGAAGGACGGCCAGTCGGTGTTCCCCGAGACGCCGTTCGCCGAGAACCACTACGGCGCGCAGGCGATGCCGCACGCCACGTACGCGGCGATGATCTCGCGGCTCGACCGCGACATGGGCCGCATCCTCGACACGCTGCGCGCGTTAGGCATCGACCGCAACACGATCGTCTTCTTCACGAGCGACAACGGCCCGTCGGTCGAGGGCGGCAGCGACCCCGCGTTCTTCCACAGCGCGGGCGGCTTCCGCGGCGGCAAGCGCGATCTGTACGAGGGCGGCGTGCGCGTGCCGATGATCGCGTGGTGGCCCGGCCACGTCGCCGCGGGCGGCACGTCGGACCAGGTGTGGGCGCTGTGGGACGTGCTGCCGACCGTCGCCGACCTCGCGGGCGCTCGCACGCCGGAGGGGCTCGACGGGATCTCGATGGTGCCGTCGCTCACCGGCCGCGGCACGCAGAAGCAGCACGACACGCTGTACTGGGAGTTCTACGAGCAGGGCTCGTCGCAAGCCGTGCGCGCGGGGCGCTGGAAGGGCGTGCGCCGTCCGATGGTCACCGGCCCGCTCGAGCTGTACGACCTCGAGACCGACCCCGGCGAGACGCACGACCTCGCGGCGTCGCAGCCCGACGTCGCGGCGCGCATCGCGGGACTGCTCGCATCGTCGCACACGCCGTCCGTGCTGTGGAAGGCGCCGCGCGAGTGA
- a CDS encoding Gfo/Idh/MocA family protein, whose protein sequence is MSSSPDRPGSITRRTFVQSSALLAVPLIIPSRLRGGPNAPSNRIRVGHIGCGRIGQTHDMPGVAGSGLADVLAVCDLDSRRAASGKQRIAQLYANAPGPRPEVTVFTDYKQLLARPDIDAVVVSLPDHQHAEVVLRALYAGKDVYVQKPFTMTHAEGVLLRDTVKKTGRVLQVGSQQRSWGPNEQFRKAVELVRSGRVGHLKNVEIGLPTDPTKPDDPEQPVPPNLNYDMWLGPTAVKYYTEQRVHPQGLDRNGNPDVNSRPGWLRNDAYCLGMITGWGAHHFDTAHWGMDLEHTGPLKIDGKGEFPPQERIWNVHGAYEIQLVYPGDIHMRVSDKLPNGIKFIGDEGWIFVSRDASQTASDPQGRATSLKSLDASDAKLLDPNGVSVHLTPSTSHHKNWLENVASRGTPLAPADIAHRSNTACIVSWISMKLNRPLNWDPKAERFVNDDEANAMLTRPERPGYGALRLAGSRGTKVTKATNG, encoded by the coding sequence ATGAGCTCGTCCCCCGACCGTCCCGGCTCGATCACTCGCCGCACGTTCGTCCAGTCGAGCGCCCTGCTCGCGGTGCCGCTCATCATCCCGTCGCGGCTGCGCGGCGGCCCGAACGCGCCGAGCAACCGGATCCGGGTTGGCCACATCGGGTGCGGGCGCATCGGGCAGACGCACGACATGCCCGGCGTCGCCGGCTCCGGCCTCGCCGACGTCCTCGCGGTCTGCGATCTCGACTCGCGCCGCGCGGCGAGCGGCAAGCAGCGCATCGCGCAGCTCTACGCGAACGCGCCGGGCCCGCGTCCCGAAGTGACGGTCTTCACCGATTACAAGCAGCTCCTCGCGCGGCCCGACATCGACGCCGTCGTCGTGAGCCTGCCCGACCACCAGCACGCCGAGGTGGTGCTGCGCGCGCTGTACGCCGGCAAGGACGTGTACGTGCAGAAGCCGTTCACGATGACGCACGCCGAGGGCGTGCTGCTGCGCGACACGGTGAAGAAGACCGGGCGCGTGCTGCAGGTCGGCAGCCAGCAGCGGTCGTGGGGCCCGAACGAGCAGTTCCGCAAGGCGGTGGAGCTCGTGCGCAGCGGACGCGTCGGCCACCTGAAGAACGTCGAGATCGGGCTCCCGACCGATCCCACGAAGCCGGACGATCCGGAGCAGCCGGTGCCGCCGAACCTGAACTACGACATGTGGCTCGGGCCGACGGCGGTGAAGTACTACACCGAGCAGCGCGTGCACCCGCAGGGGCTCGACCGCAACGGCAATCCCGACGTGAACTCGCGTCCCGGCTGGCTGCGCAACGACGCCTACTGCCTCGGCATGATCACCGGGTGGGGCGCGCACCACTTCGACACGGCGCACTGGGGCATGGACCTCGAGCACACCGGGCCGCTGAAGATCGACGGCAAGGGCGAGTTCCCGCCGCAGGAGCGCATCTGGAACGTGCACGGCGCGTACGAGATCCAGCTCGTGTACCCGGGCGACATCCACATGCGGGTGTCGGACAAGCTGCCTAACGGCATCAAGTTCATCGGCGACGAGGGGTGGATCTTCGTCTCCCGCGACGCGAGCCAGACGGCGAGCGACCCGCAGGGCCGCGCGACGTCGCTGAAGTCGCTCGACGCGAGCGATGCGAAGCTGCTCGATCCGAACGGCGTCTCCGTGCACCTCACGCCGAGCACGTCGCACCACAAGAACTGGCTCGAGAACGTCGCGTCGCGCGGCACGCCGCTGGCCCCCGCCGACATCGCGCACCGCAGCAACACGGCGTGCATCGTGAGCTGGATCTCGATGAAGCTGAACCGCCCGCTGAACTGGGACCCGAAGGCGGAGCGGTTCGTGAACGACGACGAGGCGAACGCGATGCTGACGCGTCCCGAGCGCCCCGGCTACGGCGCGCTGCGGCTCGCGGGGTCGCGCGGCACGAAGGTGACGAAGGCGACGAACGGCTGA
- a CDS encoding putative oxidoreductase C-terminal domain-containing protein produces MRARLTLALAAVLASGGAAGAQPVSKDGASASAGARFHLITLDPGHFHASLVQKYMYPDVDSTVRVYAPAGDDLQQHLARIDAFNTRAESPTKWKETVYTGADYFERMLADKPPVGSVVVIAGNNARKTEYILRSVQSGLNVLGDKPMVRTAADLVQLRKAFDVARAKGVLLYDIMTERHEITNTLQRELANRAAVFGTLVKGTPENPGIRMESIHYLYKNVNGTPLRRPEWFFDVKQEGEGLQDVGTHLIDLVQWEAFPDQPLRESDVTVLSSRRWATPVTPAQYKTVTGADSFPSYLKGDVRNGALQYFSNGDVVYRIRGVNVRVQATWDFEAPKGSGDQHHSVLRGTKATLEIRQGAPEKWKPTLYVRRDASVPAADFERALRAAVASLQATYPGVEVQPSGDEWQLVVPTKYDIGHEQHFAQVTNDYLSYLRAGKLPAWEVPNMLVKYATLAKAYELSHSARAAAGGWVRDAGSLAWASGDGFVWRFTFDKARGGKPFFEPVTVAAGPSLTNFKPADHPWHYGLWFSWKYINHVNYWEEDRTSGQAAGATQWSAPQIDARPDGSATIRMQLTYAQPTGEVDLTESRRLEISAPDASGAYTIDWTMRFTAGKDGAVLDRTPMPGEPNGAVNGGYAGLSVRLAASPLAVAFTTSEGPVTEFVRDRARPNAVAAGASFTLDGQPVGAIAILSDSSNTAGEAPWYMINSPAPADFRFMCAAILAPAVRTIPAGGTMDLRYRVAVRRAPWTPSDLSAALTRWVDGSRSASR; encoded by the coding sequence ATGCGCGCGCGGCTCACGCTGGCGCTTGCCGCCGTGCTCGCGTCGGGAGGAGCGGCGGGCGCACAGCCCGTGTCGAAGGACGGCGCCTCGGCGAGCGCCGGGGCGCGGTTCCACCTCATCACGCTCGATCCGGGGCACTTCCACGCCTCGCTCGTGCAGAAGTACATGTACCCCGACGTCGACTCGACGGTGCGCGTCTACGCGCCGGCGGGCGACGACCTGCAGCAGCATCTCGCGCGCATCGACGCGTTCAACACCCGCGCCGAGTCGCCGACGAAGTGGAAGGAGACCGTGTACACGGGCGCCGACTACTTCGAGCGCATGCTCGCCGACAAGCCGCCGGTGGGCAGCGTCGTCGTCATCGCCGGCAACAACGCGCGCAAGACCGAGTACATCCTCCGCTCGGTGCAGTCCGGGCTCAACGTGCTCGGCGACAAGCCGATGGTGCGCACGGCGGCGGATCTCGTGCAGCTCCGCAAGGCGTTCGACGTCGCGCGCGCGAAGGGCGTGCTGCTGTACGACATCATGACCGAGCGGCACGAGATCACGAACACGCTGCAGCGCGAGCTGGCGAACCGCGCCGCCGTGTTCGGCACGCTCGTGAAGGGGACGCCGGAGAACCCCGGCATCCGGATGGAGAGCATCCACTACCTGTACAAGAACGTGAACGGCACGCCGCTCCGCCGCCCGGAGTGGTTCTTCGACGTGAAGCAGGAAGGGGAAGGGCTGCAGGACGTCGGCACGCACCTCATCGACCTCGTGCAGTGGGAGGCGTTCCCCGATCAGCCGCTGCGCGAGAGCGACGTCACGGTGCTGTCGTCGCGCCGGTGGGCGACGCCGGTGACGCCCGCGCAGTACAAGACGGTCACCGGCGCCGACTCGTTCCCGTCGTACCTGAAGGGCGACGTGCGCAACGGCGCGCTGCAGTACTTCTCGAACGGCGACGTGGTCTATCGCATCCGCGGCGTGAACGTGCGCGTGCAGGCGACGTGGGACTTCGAGGCGCCGAAGGGCTCCGGCGACCAGCACCACTCGGTGCTGCGCGGCACGAAGGCGACGCTCGAGATCCGGCAGGGTGCGCCCGAGAAGTGGAAGCCGACGCTCTACGTGCGGCGCGACGCGTCCGTGCCGGCCGCCGACTTCGAGCGCGCGCTGCGCGCCGCGGTCGCGTCGCTGCAGGCGACGTATCCCGGCGTCGAGGTGCAGCCGAGCGGCGACGAGTGGCAGCTCGTGGTGCCGACGAAGTACGACATCGGGCACGAGCAGCACTTCGCGCAGGTGACCAACGACTACCTGTCGTATCTCCGCGCCGGCAAGCTCCCGGCGTGGGAGGTGCCCAACATGCTCGTGAAGTACGCCACGCTCGCGAAGGCGTACGAGCTGAGTCACTCCGCCCGCGCGGCCGCCGGCGGCTGGGTCCGTGACGCAGGCTCGCTCGCGTGGGCGTCGGGCGACGGCTTCGTGTGGCGCTTCACGTTCGACAAGGCACGCGGTGGCAAGCCGTTCTTCGAGCCGGTCACCGTCGCCGCGGGGCCGAGCCTCACGAACTTCAAGCCGGCCGACCACCCGTGGCACTACGGGCTGTGGTTCTCGTGGAAGTACATCAACCACGTGAACTACTGGGAGGAGGATCGCACGAGCGGCCAGGCGGCGGGCGCGACGCAGTGGAGCGCGCCGCAGATCGACGCGCGCCCCGACGGCTCGGCGACGATCCGCATGCAGCTCACGTACGCGCAGCCGACGGGCGAGGTCGACCTCACCGAGTCGCGGCGGCTCGAGATCTCGGCGCCCGACGCGAGCGGTGCGTACACGATCGACTGGACGATGCGCTTCACCGCCGGCAAGGACGGCGCGGTGCTCGACCGCACGCCCATGCCGGGGGAGCCTAACGGCGCGGTGAACGGTGGCTACGCGGGGCTCAGCGTGCGGCTCGCCGCCTCGCCGCTCGCCGTGGCGTTCACGACGAGCGAGGGGCCGGTCACGGAGTTCGTGCGCGACCGCGCGCGGCCGAACGCGGTCGCGGCGGGCGCGAGCTTCACGCTGGATGGCCAGCCCGTCGGCGCGATCGCGATCCTCAGCGACTCGTCCAACACCGCGGGCGAGGCGCCGTGGTACATGATCAACTCGCCCGCGCCGGCGGATTTCCGCTTCATGTGCGCCGCGATCCTCGCGCCCGCCGTGCGCACGATTCCCGCCGGCGGCACGATGGACCTGCGCTACCGCGTCGCGGTGCGCCGCGCGCCGTGGACGCCGTCGGATCTGAGCGCCGCGCTCACGCGCTGGGTCGACGGCTCGCGGAGCGCGTCGCGCTAG
- a CDS encoding SDR family oxidoreductase, which produces MILVVGATGILGGEICRRLTERGESVRGLVRATSRRETVERLTSIGVETVEGDLRDRASLDRACDGVDAVITTATTTLSRQPGDGVVTTDQNGQLALVDAARGAGVRRFVYVSYSGNFDDDEALTRAKRTVERAVRESGMTYTILRPSVFMDIWLSPALGFDYGAGRVTVFGSGEAPISWISLGDVAEFAVRAVREPAADNAVIELGGPEALCPNDVVRIFEETAGRPFQVERVPEEALRAKQAAATEELDRAFATLMVGFTGGDPIPMDETLRRFPATLTTVRDYARRVLSA; this is translated from the coding sequence ATGATCCTCGTCGTCGGCGCGACTGGCATCCTCGGCGGCGAGATCTGCCGCCGCCTCACGGAGCGCGGCGAGTCCGTACGCGGCCTGGTGCGCGCCACCTCGAGGCGCGAGACCGTCGAGCGCCTGACGTCGATCGGCGTCGAGACCGTGGAGGGCGACCTCCGCGACCGCGCCTCGCTCGACCGCGCCTGCGACGGCGTCGACGCCGTGATCACGACCGCCACCACGACGCTCTCGCGCCAACCCGGCGACGGCGTCGTCACCACCGACCAGAACGGCCAGCTCGCGCTCGTCGACGCGGCGCGCGGGGCCGGCGTTAGGCGCTTTGTCTACGTGTCGTACTCCGGCAACTTCGACGACGACGAGGCGCTCACGCGCGCGAAGCGCACCGTGGAGCGGGCCGTGCGCGAGAGCGGGATGACGTACACGATCCTGCGGCCGAGCGTGTTCATGGACATCTGGCTGAGCCCCGCGCTCGGCTTCGACTACGGCGCCGGCAGGGTCACCGTCTTCGGATCCGGCGAGGCGCCGATCAGCTGGATCTCACTCGGCGACGTCGCCGAGTTCGCGGTGCGCGCGGTGCGCGAGCCAGCGGCCGATAACGCGGTGATCGAGCTCGGGGGCCCCGAGGCGCTGTGCCCCAACGACGTCGTGCGCATCTTCGAGGAGACGGCGGGGCGCCCGTTCCAGGTGGAGCGCGTGCCCGAGGAAGCGCTGCGCGCCAAGCAGGCCGCCGCGACCGAGGAGCTCGACCGCGCGTTCGCCACGCTGATGGTCGGCTTCACCGGGGGCGACCCCATCCCGATGGACGAGACGCTGCGCCGCTTTCCCGCCACGCTGACGACCGTGCGCGACTACGCGCGCCGCGTCCTGTCGGCCTGA